One window of the Bos indicus isolate NIAB-ARS_2022 breed Sahiwal x Tharparkar chromosome 15, NIAB-ARS_B.indTharparkar_mat_pri_1.0, whole genome shotgun sequence genome contains the following:
- the MADD gene encoding MAP kinase-activating death domain protein isoform X18, translating into MVQKKKSCPRLLDYLVIVGARHPSSDSVAQTPELLRRYPLEDHSEFPLPPDVVFFCQPEGCLSVRQRRMTLRDDTSFVFTLTDKDTGVTRYGICVNFYRSFQKRVPKEKGEAGPGSRGKEGPRAPFVSEEVGPKTSESGPSLQPPSADSTPDVSQSPRARRRAKAGSRSRNSTLTSLCVLSHYPFFSTFRECLYTLKRLVDCCSERLLGKKLGLPRGIQRDTMWRIFTGSLLVEEKSSALLHDLREIEAWIYRLLRSPVPVSGQKRVDIEVLPQELQQALTFALPDPSRFTLVDFPLHLPLELLGVDACLQVLTCILLEHKVVLQSRDYNALSMSVMAFVAMIYPLEYMFPVIPLLPTCMASAEQLLLAPTPYIIGVPASFFLYKLDFKMPDDVWLVDLDSNRVIAPTNAEVLPILPEPESLELKKHLKQALASMSLNTQPILNLEKFHEGQEIPLLLGRPSNDLQSTPSTEFNPLIYGNDVDSVDVATRVAMVRFFNSPNVLQGFQMHTRTLRLFPRPVVAFQAGSFLASRPRQTPFAEKLARTQAVEYFGEWILNPTNYAFQRIHNNMFDPALIGDKPKWYAHQLQPIHYRVYDSGSQLAEALSVPPERDSDSDPTDDSGSDSMDYDDSSSSYSSLGDFVSEMMKCDINGDTPNVDPLTHAALGDASEVAIEELQNQKEAEEPGPDGESSQENPPLRSSPSTTVSSSPSTIIHGASSEPVDSAETDDKAAGGVPKSVPTVPPGMGKCSMDRHQTETGEGAQKLLRPSSLKLASDSDAESDSRASSPTSTVSSNSTEGFGGIMSLASSLYRNHSTSFSLSNLTLPTKGAREKSTPFPSLKVFGLNTLMEIVTEAGPGSGEGHRRALVDQKSSVIKHSPTVKREPPSPQGRASNSSENQQFLKEVVHSVLDGQGVGWLNMKKVRRLLESEQLRVFVLSKLNRTVQSEDEARQDVIPDVEISRKVYKGMLDLLKCTVLSLEQSFAHAGLGGMASIFGLLEIAQTHYYSKEPDKRKRSPTESISTPVGKDPGLAGRGDPKAMAQLRVPQLGPLAPSAPGKSPKELDTRSLKEENFVASIGPEVIKPTFDLGETDEKKSQVSADSGVSLTSGSQRTDPDSVISVSPAVMIRSSSQDSEVSTVVSNSSGETLGADSDLSSSAGDGPGGEGSAYLAGSRGTLSDSEIETNSATSAIFGKAHSLKPSVKEKLVGSPVRFSEDVSQRVYLYEGLLGRDKGSMWDQLEDAAMETFSISKERSTLWDQMQFWEDAFLDAVMLEREGMGMDQGPQEMIDRYLSLGEHDRKRLEDDEDRLLATLLHNLISYMLLMKVNKNDIRKKVRRLMGKSHIGLVYSQQINEVLDQLANLNGRDLSIRSSGSRHMKKQTFVVHAGTDTNGDIFFMEVCDDCVVLRSNIGTVYERWWYEKLINMTYCPKTKVLCLWRRNGSETQLNKFYTKKCRELYYCVKDSMERAAARQQSIKPGPELGGEFPVQDMKTGEGGLLQVTLEGINLKFMHNQVFIELNHIKKCNTVRGVFVLEEFVPEIKEVVSHKYKTPMAHEICYSVLCLFSYVAAVRSSEEDLRTPPRPVSS; encoded by the exons ATGGTGCAAAAGAAGAAGTCCTGTCCTCGGTTACTTGACTACCTGGTGATCGTAGGGGCCAG GCACCCGAGCAGTGACAGTGTGGCCCAGACTCCGGAACTGCTACGGCGGTACCCACTAGAGGACCACTCGGAGTTTCCCCTGCCCCCGGATGTCGTGTTCTTCTGCCAGCCGGAGGGCTGCCTGAGCGTGCGGCAGCGGCGCATGACCCTGCGGGATGACACCTCTTTTGTCTTCACCCTCACGGACAAGGACACTGGTGTCACCCGATATGGCATCTGCGTCAACTTCTACCGCTCCTTCCAAAAGCGCGTGCCTAAGGAAAAGGGGGAGGCCGGGCCAGGGTCCCGGGGGAAGGAAGGGCCCCGAGCCCCCTTCGTCTCCGAGGAGGTGGGCCCCAAGACCTCGGAGAGCGGCCCATCCCTGCAGCCGCCCAGTGCCGACTCCACCCCAGACGTGAGCCAGTCTCCGCGGGCCAGACGCCGGGCCAAGGCGGGGAGCCGGTCCCGCAACAGCACGCTGACGTCCCTGTGCGTGCTCAGCCACTACCCCTTCTTCTCTACCTTCCGAGAGTGTCTGTACACCCTCAAGCGTCTGGTGGACTGCTGCAGCGAGCGCCTGCTGGGCAAGAAACTGGGCCTCCCTCGAGGCATACAGAG GGACACCATGTGGCGAATCTTTACTGGATCGTTGTTAGTGGAGGAGAAGTCAAGTGCCCTGCTGCACGACCTCCGGGAGATTGAGGCCTGGATCTACCGGTTGCTGCGCTCCCCGGTACCTGTCTCGGGGCAGAAGCGAGTGGACATTGAGGTCCTGCCCCAGGAGCTCCAGCAGGCTCTGACCTTTGCTCTCCCAGACCCCTCTCGATTCACCCTAGTGGACTTCCCGCTGCACCTCCCCCTGGAGCTTCTGGGTGTGGACGCCTGTCTACAGGTGCTCACCTGCATCCTGTTAGAGCACAAG GTTGTGCTCCAGTCCCGAGACTACAATGCACTCTCCATGTCCGTGATGGCCTTTGTGGCGATGATCTACCCCTTGGAGTATATGTTTCCTGTTATCCCACTGCTGCCCACCTGCATGGCATCAGCAGAACAG CTGCTCTTGGCTCCAACACCATACATCATCGGAGTCCCTGCCAGCTTCTTCCTCTACAAACTGGACTTCAAAATGCCTGATGACGTGTGGCTAGTAGATCTGGACAGCAATAGG GTGATTGCCCCCACTAATGCGGAAGTGCTGCCTATCCTGCCAGAGCCGGAATCGTTAGAGTTGAAGAAGCATTTGAAGCAG GCCCTCGCCAGCATGAGTCTCAACACCCAACCCATCCTCAATCTGGAGAAATTCCACGAGGGCCAGGAGATCCCCCTTCTCCTGGGAAGGCCTTCTAATGACCTGCAGTCCACACCTTCCACCGAGTTCAACCCGCTCATCTACGGCAATGATGTGGATTCGGTGGATGTTGCAACCAG AGTGGCCATGGTCCGTTTCTTCAACTCCCCCAACGTGCTGCAGGGCTTTCAGATGCACACACGTACCCTACGTCTCTTCCCCCGGCCCGTGGTGGCTTTCCAAGCCGGCTCCTTTTTAGCCTCACGCCCCCGGCAGACTCCTTTCGCCGAGAAACTGGCCAGGACTCAGGCCGTGGAGTACTTTGGAGAATGGATCCTGAACCCCACCAACTACGCCTTCCAGCGGATTCACAACA ACATGTTCGATCCAGCTCTGATTGGCGACAAGCCCAAGTGGTATGCCCACCAGCTGCAGCCCATTCACTATCGAGTGTATGACAGTGGTTCCCAACTGGCCGAGGCGCTGAGCGTGCCGCCCGAGCGAGACTCTGACTCTGACCCAACTGACGACAG TGGGAGTGACAGCATGGATTATGACGATTCAAGCTCTTCTTACTCTTCCCTTGGTGACTTTGTCAGCGAGATGATGAAATGCGATATCAACGGTGATACTCCTA ACGTGGACCCTCTGACGCACGCGGCACTGGGAGATGCCAGCGAGGTGGCGATTGAGGAGCTGCAGAAccagaaggaggcagaggaaccCGGCCCGGATGGCGAGAGCTCTCAGGAAAACCCGCCCCTGCGCTCCAGCCCCAGCACCACTGTGAGCAGTAGCCCCAGCACCATTATCCACGGCGCCAGCTCT GAACCTGTTGACTCAGCAGAGACCGACGATAAGGCGGCAGGAGGCGTCCCCAAGTCCGTACCCACCGTGCCTCCCGGCATGGGCAAGTGCAGCATGGACAGGCATCAGACAGAAACCGGAGAGGG GGCTCAAAAGCTGCTGCGGCCCAGCAGCTTGAAGCTGGCAAGTGACTCAGACGCAGAGTCGGACTCTCGAGCGAGCTCGCCCACCTCCACTGTCTCCAGCAACAGCACGGAGGGCTTCGGGGGCATCATGTCTTTGGCCA GCAGCCTGTATCGGAACCACAGCACCAGCTTCAGCCTTTCGAACCTCACACTGCCCACCAAAGGAGCCCGAGAGAAGAGCACGCCCTTCCCCAGTCTGAAAG TATTTGGGCTAAATACTCTAATGGAGATTGTTACTGAAGCCGGCCCCGGGAGTGGTGAAG GGCACAGGCGGGCGTTGGTGGACCAGAAGTCGTCCGTCATTAAACACAGCCCGACCGTGAAGAGAGAGCCCCCGTCACCCCAGGGCCGAGCCAGCAACTCTAG TGAGAACCAGCAGTTCCTGAAGGAGGTGGTGCACAGCGTGCTGGACGGCCAGGGCGTCGGCTGGCTCAACATGAAGAAGGTGCGGCGGCTGCTGGAGAGCGAGCAGCTGCGCGTCTTCGTCCTGAGCAAGCTGAACCGCACGGTGCAGTCCGAGGACGAGGCCCGGCAGGATGTCATCCCCGACGTG GAGATCAGCCGGAAGGTGTACAAGGGCATGTTGGATCTGCTCAAGTGCACAGTCCTCAGTCTGGAGCAGTCCTTTGCCCACGCTGGCCTGGGTGGCATGGCCAGCATCTTCGGGCTTCTGGAGATCGCCCAGACCCACTACTACAGTAAAG AACCAGACAAGCGGAAGAGAAGTCCCACAGAGAGCATCAGTACACCAGTCGGCAAGGATCCTGGCCTGGCTGGGCGGGGGGACCCAAAGGCCATGGCACAGCTGAGGGTCCCCCAGCTGGGACCTCTGGCACCGAGTGCCCCAGGAAAGAgtcccaaagaactggacacCAGAAGTCTAAAGGAAGAGAACTTTGTGGCATCTATCG GGCCTGAAGTAATCAAACCCACCTTTGACCTTGGTGAGACCGACGAGAAAAAGTCCCAGGTCAGCGCAGACAGTGGTGTGAGCCTGACATCTGGTTCCCAG AGGACCGATCCAGACTCTGTCATCAGTGTGAGTCCCGCTGTGATGATCCGAAGCTCAAGTCAGGACTCTGAAGTTAGCACCGTG GTGAGCAACAGCTCCGGAGAGACCCTGGGAGCAGACAGCGACCTCAGCAGCAGTGCGGGTGATGGCCCAGGCGGCGAGGGCAGCGCCTACTTGGCAGGCTCTCGAGGCACCTTGTCTGACAGCGAGATCGAGACCAACTCTGCCACCAGTGCCATCTTT GGTAAAGCCCATAGCTTGAAGCCAAGTGTGAAGGAGAAGCTGGTGGGCAGCCCAGTTCGCTTTTCTGAAGACGTCAGCCAGCGAGTCTACCTCTACGAGGGACTCCTAG GAAGGGACAAAGGATCGATGTGGGACCAGTTAGAGGACGCTGCTATGGAGACCTTTTCTATAA GCAAAGAGCGTTCTACTTTATGGGACCAAATGCAGTTCTGGGAAGACGCGTTCTTAGATGCCGTGATGTTGGAGAGAGAAGGAATGGGCATGGACCAGGGTCCCCAGGAAATGATAGACAG GTACCTGTCCCTGGGAGAACACGACCGGAAGCGCCTGGAGGACGATGAAGACCGTCTGCTGGCCACACTCTTGCACAACCTCATCTCGTACATGCTGCTGATGAAG GTAAATAAGAATGACATCCGGAAGAAGGTGAGGCGCCTGATGGGAAAGTCCCATATTGGGCTTGTGTACAGTCAGCAAATCAATGAAGTCCTTGACCAGCTGGCCAACCTG AATGGACGCGATCTCTCCATCCGGTCCAGTGGCAGCCGGCACATGAAGAAGCAGACATTCGTGGTACATGCAGGGACAGACACGAATGGAGATATCTTTTTCATGGAG GTGTGTGACGACTGCGTGGTGCTGCGCAGTAACATCGGGACGGTGTACGAGCGCTGGTGGTACGAGAAACTCATCAACATGACCTACTGCCCCAAGACCAAGGTGCTGTGCTTGTGGCGCAGAAATGGCTCCGAGACCCAGCTCAACAAGTTCTATACTAAGAAG TGTCGGGAGCTGTACTACTGCGTGAAGGACAGCATGGAGCGCGCCGCCGCCCGCCAGCAGAGCATCAAGCCGG GGCCGGAATTGGGTGGCGAGTTCCCCGTGCAGGACATGAAGACTGGCGAGGGGGGCTTGCTGCAGGTCACCCTCGAAGGGATCAACCTCAAGTTCATGCACAACCAG
- the MADD gene encoding MAP kinase-activating death domain protein isoform X45 → MVQKKKSCPRLLDYLVIVGARHPSSDSVAQTPELLRRYPLEDHSEFPLPPDVVFFCQPEGCLSVRQRRMTLRDDTSFVFTLTDKDTGVTRYGICVNFYRSFQKRVPKEKGEAGPGSRGKEGPRAPFVSEEVGPKTSESGPSLQPPSADSTPDVSQSPRARRRAKAGSRSRNSTLTSLCVLSHYPFFSTFRECLYTLKRLVDCCSERLLGKKLGLPRGIQRDTMWRIFTGSLLVEEKSSALLHDLREIEAWIYRLLRSPVPVSGQKRVDIEVLPQELQQALTFALPDPSRFTLVDFPLHLPLELLGVDACLQVLTCILLEHKVVLQSRDYNALSMSVMAFVAMIYPLEYMFPVIPLLPTCMASAEQLLLAPTPYIIGVPASFFLYKLDFKMPDDVWLVDLDSNRVIAPTNAEVLPILPEPESLELKKHLKQALASMSLNTQPILNLEKFHEGQEIPLLLGRPSNDLQSTPSTEFNPLIYGNDVDSVDVATRVAMVRFFNSPNVLQGFQMHTRTLRLFPRPVVAFQAGSFLASRPRQTPFAEKLARTQAVEYFGEWILNPTNYAFQRIHNNMFDPALIGDKPKWYAHQLQPIHYRVYDSGSQLAEALSVPPERDSDSDPTDDSGSDSMDYDDSSSSYSSLGDFVSEMMKCDINGDTPNVDPLTHAALGDASEVAIEELQNQKEAEEPGPDGESSQENPPLRSSPSTTVSSSPSTIIHGASSEPVDSAETDDKAAGGVPKSVPTVPPGMGKCSMDRHQTETGEGAQKLLRPSSLKLASDSDAESDSRASSPTSTVSSNSTEGFGGIMSLASSLYRNHSTSFSLSNLTLPTKGAREKSTPFPSLKGHRRALVDQKSSVIKHSPTVKREPPSPQGRASNSSENQQFLKEVVHSVLDGQGVGWLNMKKVRRLLESEQLRVFVLSKLNRTVQSEDEARQDVIPDVEISRKVYKGMLDLLKCTVLSLEQSFAHAGLGGMASIFGLLEIAQTHYYSKEPDKRKRSPTESISTPVGKDPGLAGRGDPKAMAQLRVPQLGPLAPSAPGKSPKELDTRSLKEENFVASIELWSKHQEVKNQKALEKQRPEVIKPTFDLGETDEKKSQVSADSGVSLTSGSQRTDPDSVISVSPAVMIRSSSQDSEVSTVSNSSGETLGADSDLSSSAGDGPGGEGSAYLAGSRGTLSDSEIETNSATSAIFGKAHSLKPSVKEKLVGSPVRFSEDVSQRVYLYEGLLGRDKGSMWDQLEDAAMETFSISKERSTLWDQMQFWEDAFLDAVMLEREGMGMDQGPQEMIDRYLSLGEHDRKRLEDDEDRLLATLLHNLISYMLLMKVNKNDIRKKVRRLMGKSHIGLVYSQQINEVLDQLANLNGRDLSIRSSGSRHMKKQTFVVHAGTDTNGDIFFMEVCDDCVVLRSNIGTVYERWWYEKLINMTYCPKTKVLCLWRRNGSETQLNKFYTKKCRELYYCVKDSMERAAARQQSIKPGPELGGEFPVQDMKTGEGGLLQVTLEGINLKFMHNQFLKLKKW, encoded by the exons ATGGTGCAAAAGAAGAAGTCCTGTCCTCGGTTACTTGACTACCTGGTGATCGTAGGGGCCAG GCACCCGAGCAGTGACAGTGTGGCCCAGACTCCGGAACTGCTACGGCGGTACCCACTAGAGGACCACTCGGAGTTTCCCCTGCCCCCGGATGTCGTGTTCTTCTGCCAGCCGGAGGGCTGCCTGAGCGTGCGGCAGCGGCGCATGACCCTGCGGGATGACACCTCTTTTGTCTTCACCCTCACGGACAAGGACACTGGTGTCACCCGATATGGCATCTGCGTCAACTTCTACCGCTCCTTCCAAAAGCGCGTGCCTAAGGAAAAGGGGGAGGCCGGGCCAGGGTCCCGGGGGAAGGAAGGGCCCCGAGCCCCCTTCGTCTCCGAGGAGGTGGGCCCCAAGACCTCGGAGAGCGGCCCATCCCTGCAGCCGCCCAGTGCCGACTCCACCCCAGACGTGAGCCAGTCTCCGCGGGCCAGACGCCGGGCCAAGGCGGGGAGCCGGTCCCGCAACAGCACGCTGACGTCCCTGTGCGTGCTCAGCCACTACCCCTTCTTCTCTACCTTCCGAGAGTGTCTGTACACCCTCAAGCGTCTGGTGGACTGCTGCAGCGAGCGCCTGCTGGGCAAGAAACTGGGCCTCCCTCGAGGCATACAGAG GGACACCATGTGGCGAATCTTTACTGGATCGTTGTTAGTGGAGGAGAAGTCAAGTGCCCTGCTGCACGACCTCCGGGAGATTGAGGCCTGGATCTACCGGTTGCTGCGCTCCCCGGTACCTGTCTCGGGGCAGAAGCGAGTGGACATTGAGGTCCTGCCCCAGGAGCTCCAGCAGGCTCTGACCTTTGCTCTCCCAGACCCCTCTCGATTCACCCTAGTGGACTTCCCGCTGCACCTCCCCCTGGAGCTTCTGGGTGTGGACGCCTGTCTACAGGTGCTCACCTGCATCCTGTTAGAGCACAAG GTTGTGCTCCAGTCCCGAGACTACAATGCACTCTCCATGTCCGTGATGGCCTTTGTGGCGATGATCTACCCCTTGGAGTATATGTTTCCTGTTATCCCACTGCTGCCCACCTGCATGGCATCAGCAGAACAG CTGCTCTTGGCTCCAACACCATACATCATCGGAGTCCCTGCCAGCTTCTTCCTCTACAAACTGGACTTCAAAATGCCTGATGACGTGTGGCTAGTAGATCTGGACAGCAATAGG GTGATTGCCCCCACTAATGCGGAAGTGCTGCCTATCCTGCCAGAGCCGGAATCGTTAGAGTTGAAGAAGCATTTGAAGCAG GCCCTCGCCAGCATGAGTCTCAACACCCAACCCATCCTCAATCTGGAGAAATTCCACGAGGGCCAGGAGATCCCCCTTCTCCTGGGAAGGCCTTCTAATGACCTGCAGTCCACACCTTCCACCGAGTTCAACCCGCTCATCTACGGCAATGATGTGGATTCGGTGGATGTTGCAACCAG AGTGGCCATGGTCCGTTTCTTCAACTCCCCCAACGTGCTGCAGGGCTTTCAGATGCACACACGTACCCTACGTCTCTTCCCCCGGCCCGTGGTGGCTTTCCAAGCCGGCTCCTTTTTAGCCTCACGCCCCCGGCAGACTCCTTTCGCCGAGAAACTGGCCAGGACTCAGGCCGTGGAGTACTTTGGAGAATGGATCCTGAACCCCACCAACTACGCCTTCCAGCGGATTCACAACA ACATGTTCGATCCAGCTCTGATTGGCGACAAGCCCAAGTGGTATGCCCACCAGCTGCAGCCCATTCACTATCGAGTGTATGACAGTGGTTCCCAACTGGCCGAGGCGCTGAGCGTGCCGCCCGAGCGAGACTCTGACTCTGACCCAACTGACGACAG TGGGAGTGACAGCATGGATTATGACGATTCAAGCTCTTCTTACTCTTCCCTTGGTGACTTTGTCAGCGAGATGATGAAATGCGATATCAACGGTGATACTCCTA ACGTGGACCCTCTGACGCACGCGGCACTGGGAGATGCCAGCGAGGTGGCGATTGAGGAGCTGCAGAAccagaaggaggcagaggaaccCGGCCCGGATGGCGAGAGCTCTCAGGAAAACCCGCCCCTGCGCTCCAGCCCCAGCACCACTGTGAGCAGTAGCCCCAGCACCATTATCCACGGCGCCAGCTCT GAACCTGTTGACTCAGCAGAGACCGACGATAAGGCGGCAGGAGGCGTCCCCAAGTCCGTACCCACCGTGCCTCCCGGCATGGGCAAGTGCAGCATGGACAGGCATCAGACAGAAACCGGAGAGGG GGCTCAAAAGCTGCTGCGGCCCAGCAGCTTGAAGCTGGCAAGTGACTCAGACGCAGAGTCGGACTCTCGAGCGAGCTCGCCCACCTCCACTGTCTCCAGCAACAGCACGGAGGGCTTCGGGGGCATCATGTCTTTGGCCA GCAGCCTGTATCGGAACCACAGCACCAGCTTCAGCCTTTCGAACCTCACACTGCCCACCAAAGGAGCCCGAGAGAAGAGCACGCCCTTCCCCAGTCTGAAAG GGCACAGGCGGGCGTTGGTGGACCAGAAGTCGTCCGTCATTAAACACAGCCCGACCGTGAAGAGAGAGCCCCCGTCACCCCAGGGCCGAGCCAGCAACTCTAG TGAGAACCAGCAGTTCCTGAAGGAGGTGGTGCACAGCGTGCTGGACGGCCAGGGCGTCGGCTGGCTCAACATGAAGAAGGTGCGGCGGCTGCTGGAGAGCGAGCAGCTGCGCGTCTTCGTCCTGAGCAAGCTGAACCGCACGGTGCAGTCCGAGGACGAGGCCCGGCAGGATGTCATCCCCGACGTG GAGATCAGCCGGAAGGTGTACAAGGGCATGTTGGATCTGCTCAAGTGCACAGTCCTCAGTCTGGAGCAGTCCTTTGCCCACGCTGGCCTGGGTGGCATGGCCAGCATCTTCGGGCTTCTGGAGATCGCCCAGACCCACTACTACAGTAAAG AACCAGACAAGCGGAAGAGAAGTCCCACAGAGAGCATCAGTACACCAGTCGGCAAGGATCCTGGCCTGGCTGGGCGGGGGGACCCAAAGGCCATGGCACAGCTGAGGGTCCCCCAGCTGGGACCTCTGGCACCGAGTGCCCCAGGAAAGAgtcccaaagaactggacacCAGAAGTCTAAAGGAAGAGAACTTTGTGGCATCTATCG AATTGTGGAGCAAGCACCAGGAAGTGAAAAATCAAAAAGCTTTGGAAAAACAGA GGCCTGAAGTAATCAAACCCACCTTTGACCTTGGTGAGACCGACGAGAAAAAGTCCCAGGTCAGCGCAGACAGTGGTGTGAGCCTGACATCTGGTTCCCAG AGGACCGATCCAGACTCTGTCATCAGTGTGAGTCCCGCTGTGATGATCCGAAGCTCAAGTCAGGACTCTGAAGTTAGCACC GTGAGCAACAGCTCCGGAGAGACCCTGGGAGCAGACAGCGACCTCAGCAGCAGTGCGGGTGATGGCCCAGGCGGCGAGGGCAGCGCCTACTTGGCAGGCTCTCGAGGCACCTTGTCTGACAGCGAGATCGAGACCAACTCTGCCACCAGTGCCATCTTT GGTAAAGCCCATAGCTTGAAGCCAAGTGTGAAGGAGAAGCTGGTGGGCAGCCCAGTTCGCTTTTCTGAAGACGTCAGCCAGCGAGTCTACCTCTACGAGGGACTCCTAG GAAGGGACAAAGGATCGATGTGGGACCAGTTAGAGGACGCTGCTATGGAGACCTTTTCTATAA GCAAAGAGCGTTCTACTTTATGGGACCAAATGCAGTTCTGGGAAGACGCGTTCTTAGATGCCGTGATGTTGGAGAGAGAAGGAATGGGCATGGACCAGGGTCCCCAGGAAATGATAGACAG GTACCTGTCCCTGGGAGAACACGACCGGAAGCGCCTGGAGGACGATGAAGACCGTCTGCTGGCCACACTCTTGCACAACCTCATCTCGTACATGCTGCTGATGAAG GTAAATAAGAATGACATCCGGAAGAAGGTGAGGCGCCTGATGGGAAAGTCCCATATTGGGCTTGTGTACAGTCAGCAAATCAATGAAGTCCTTGACCAGCTGGCCAACCTG AATGGACGCGATCTCTCCATCCGGTCCAGTGGCAGCCGGCACATGAAGAAGCAGACATTCGTGGTACATGCAGGGACAGACACGAATGGAGATATCTTTTTCATGGAG GTGTGTGACGACTGCGTGGTGCTGCGCAGTAACATCGGGACGGTGTACGAGCGCTGGTGGTACGAGAAACTCATCAACATGACCTACTGCCCCAAGACCAAGGTGCTGTGCTTGTGGCGCAGAAATGGCTCCGAGACCCAGCTCAACAAGTTCTATACTAAGAAG TGTCGGGAGCTGTACTACTGCGTGAAGGACAGCATGGAGCGCGCCGCCGCCCGCCAGCAGAGCATCAAGCCGG GGCCGGAATTGGGTGGCGAGTTCCCCGTGCAGGACATGAAGACTGGCGAGGGGGGCTTGCTGCAGGTCACCCTCGAAGGGATCAACCTCAAGTTCATGCACAACCAG